A region of Catenibacterium mitsuokai DNA encodes the following proteins:
- a CDS encoding V-type ATP synthase subunit B, with the protein MALQYVGLSEINGPLVVLDHVKDASYDEMVELQLKDGSTRSGRIVEIEGERVVVQVFEGTNALSLANTKTRLLGHPMELPLSMEMLGRVFSGAGRPIDGLGDIYAEKSADINGQPLNPVSRVYPRNYINTGISSIDCLMTLIRGQKLPIFSGSGLPHNQLAVQIVKQAKIADEAGQGFAVVFAAMGVTNDVANYFRRSFEEAGVMQRVVMFMNLSNDPIIERILTPRCALTAAEYLAFEHDMHVLVIYTDVTSYCEALREFSSSKGEIPGRKGYPGYLYSDLASLYERAGIAKGAKGSVTQIPILTMPNNDITHPVPDLTGYITEGQITLDPELNATGIYPPVGVLPSLSRLMKDGIGEGFTRADHQDVANQLFACYAHVQDVKSLTSVIGEDELSDTDKKYMEFGRLFEQHFLNQGFDTNRSIEETLDLGWLLLSVLPKNTLDRIDNAVVDKFYDHEKAVKEFNLHEDVVIKELKDAVTNG; encoded by the coding sequence ATGGCACTTCAATATGTAGGTTTAAGTGAAATTAATGGACCACTCGTCGTATTAGATCACGTTAAAGATGCATCTTATGATGAAATGGTTGAACTACAGTTAAAAGATGGTTCAACACGTTCTGGTCGTATTGTAGAAATTGAAGGTGAAAGAGTTGTTGTTCAGGTATTTGAAGGAACAAACGCTTTATCACTTGCGAATACTAAGACAAGACTATTAGGTCATCCAATGGAATTACCATTATCAATGGAAATGCTTGGTCGTGTCTTCTCTGGTGCAGGTAGACCAATTGATGGTCTAGGAGATATTTATGCTGAAAAGAGTGCTGATATCAACGGTCAGCCTCTTAACCCAGTTTCTCGTGTATATCCAAGAAACTATATCAACACAGGTATTTCTTCTATTGACTGTCTAATGACTCTAATCAGAGGTCAGAAGCTACCAATCTTCTCAGGTTCTGGTTTACCTCATAACCAGTTAGCTGTACAGATTGTAAAACAGGCTAAGATTGCCGATGAAGCAGGACAAGGCTTTGCTGTTGTCTTTGCTGCAATGGGTGTTACAAATGACGTCGCTAACTACTTCAGAAGATCATTTGAAGAAGCAGGGGTTATGCAGAGAGTTGTTATGTTCATGAACTTATCTAATGACCCAATCATTGAACGTATCTTAACACCTCGTTGTGCATTAACTGCTGCTGAATATCTTGCATTTGAACATGATATGCATGTTCTTGTAATCTATACCGATGTTACTTCTTATTGTGAAGCATTACGTGAATTCTCTTCAAGTAAAGGTGAAATCCCAGGTCGTAAAGGTTATCCAGGTTATCTTTATTCTGACCTTGCTTCATTATATGAAAGAGCTGGTATTGCAAAGGGTGCTAAAGGTTCTGTTACACAGATTCCAATCCTTACAATGCCTAACAACGATATCACACATCCAGTTCCTGACTTAACTGGTTACATCACAGAAGGACAGATCACTCTTGATCCTGAATTAAATGCGACTGGTATTTATCCACCAGTTGGTGTTCTTCCATCACTTTCAAGACTTATGAAGGATGGTATCGGTGAAGGCTTTACAAGAGCTGACCACCAGGATGTTGCCAACCAGTTATTTGCATGTTATGCCCATGTACAAGATGTTAAGTCATTAACATCAGTTATCGGTGAAGATGAATTATCAGATACTGATAAGAAATATATGGAATTTGGTCGTCTTTTCGAGCAGCACTTCCTTAATCAGGGATTCGATACAAACAGATCTATCGAAGAAACCCTAGACCTTGGATGGTTACTATTATCAGTTCTTCCAAAGAATACATTGGACCGTATTGATAATGCTGTTGTGGATAAATTCTATGATCATGAAAAAGCAGTCAAAGAATTTAATTTACACGAAGATGTAGTCATCAAAGAATTGAAAGACGCTGTAACTAATGGCTAA